One Pseudorasbora parva isolate DD20220531a chromosome 4, ASM2467924v1, whole genome shotgun sequence genomic region harbors:
- the LOC137072633 gene encoding microfibril-associated glycoprotein 4-like produces the protein MMAMTVFVVALISVFTASVVSVPDGFKPADCSDLYKAGETVSGIYSIYPAGDDPVWVYCHMVSDGKDEDNGGWTVFQRRMGGSVNFYRGWEEYKSGFGATEGEYWLGLENMYQLTRNRKYMLRVDLEDFTGRTGFAQYSTFSVGPETDGYRLQVSGFKDGAAGDSLTYHNGMKFTTFDKDQDALGTVNCAKYLLGAFWYNRCHYTNPNGVYLWGDVSTHMGIGDSWSLWKNGLAVGMKSIIMKIKRVA, from the exons ATGATGGCG ATGACGGTGTTTGTCGTGGCTCTGATCTCTGTTTTCACGGCGTCTGTTGTGTCTGTTCCTGATGGATTCAAGCCGGCCGATTGTTCTGACCTTTATAAAGCAGGAGAAACAGTCAGTGGGATTTACTCCATCTATCCAGCAGGGGATGATCCTGTCTGGGTTTACTGTCACATGGTCTCAGATGGGAAAGATGAAGACAACGGAGGATGGACG GTGtttcagaggagaatgggcggCAGTGTGAATTTCTATCGGGGGTGGGAAGAGTACAAGAGTGGATTTGGAGCAACTGAAGGCGAATACTGGCTGG GGCTGGAGAACATGTACCAGCTGACACGTAACAGGAAGTACATGCTGAGAGTGGATCTGGAGGACTTCACTGGAAGGACAGGTTTTGCTCAGTACTCGACCTTCTCTGTGGGTCCTGAAACTGACGGGTATAGACTGCAAGTTTCAGGGTTCAAGGATGGAGCAGCAG GCGACTCTTTGACCTACCATAATGGTATGAAGTTCACCACCTTTGACAAAGACCAAGACGCCTTGGGGACGGTGAACTGTGCTAAATATCTTCTCGGGGCATTTTGGTACAACAGGTGTCATTACACAAACCCCAACGGTGTGTATTTATGGGGAGACGTTTCCACCCATATGGGCATTGGAGATAGTTGGTCCCTCTGGAAGAACGGTCTCGCTGTCGGTATGAAATCCATCAtcatgaagatcaaacgtgTGGCTTAG